One Mugil cephalus isolate CIBA_MC_2020 chromosome 17, CIBA_Mcephalus_1.1, whole genome shotgun sequence genomic window, ATGCAAGTCGCTTCCAGTATGTCGGGGAACAGGGGGCGGGGTCTccggggggaggagagagggtgTCGCAGGTAGGGGGATGTCTGGAGCACTCTTCACTCGCTCCCTCTCTTTGCTCACTTCCTTGTCTTGgtcgctccctctctccctgctgctctctttTCTGGGTTTAATTAGTTTAGCTAAAGCCTTGGCTCCTGCCCACTGACTCCTCCTGACAACATAAAACAAGATGTTAACTTGTTGTATCACATATCCAATATCAATGTTGGTAATACGGTAAGCAGAAAAGTTGAGAAAAGCTTCGTTGTGGGTTATCaagaagtaaagaaaagcaaGTTACACAACCAAAACAGTTATATTGTGTCTGAATGCACCAGTCCTGTTAGACTGCGTCTGTCCCACATGCAGAAAGCCTGGCTGATAAGGAATCCCTGAAGATGtggtattaaataaataagcaaatcaGCCATCATCAAAGGTCTGGTCAGCTGTTACAGTGATGTATAACCACGGGCTCAGTTTTAGCACCCAGGACTAATTTTCTCTGTGTACGATTATTTATTCGCAGCGTGGTGTCATTTACATGTGGTTTATATCCGCAGGCAAACAAAGACGACAGTGACGTATGATGGTACTGTGTTCTGGCACCTCCTAAATCAGAGGCTGAAGATTTATAAACATAGTCTGCAGCTTTCAGATGGCTTAAGATTTAATAAACTGATGGAAAACCCTTTCATTCAGTATAAATCAGTGGTGGATAACACATAATAGTATTTTAGTGTAGCATTAATAATCTCAAAATAATGTCTGCCAAGATTCTTTTTAGACACAGATTAGAATGAGTGATAAGACAAGCTGAATTTGAAACGTTTCATCTAAATTAACTTCAGACCCAATTCGCGTCTCCTCCCACCCTGCACCTAAATACCACACAGAGGGCCCATGATTACCCTGTGATTACCCCTCAtgattcttttgcttttttttttttttttggtattttggaTTAACCTGCCTTCCGCAGCGCCTTTTGTCTTGTTAAATAAAGACCTTTTTTGGAACCCCGGCCTCATCTCccttgtcctgcatttgggtctaCACCTCCCCCAAACCCCTCCCACttgacaaatgtatttatacatATCAGCTTTAATTCAGCTTTTGAAACAACAGATGCACCACGTCTTGCATATACTGGTTTCTTTGTTGTAGGTTTGACAGCTGGAAGACGCAGATATTAATAAGATGttttttgcttcatgttttctgttcagcTGACACAGCAGAGCTGTCTCTCGTCTAAAGGGCTGCAATACCCTGAAGCACATTagactttattattttcaaaaacaaatcctAGAAAAAAGGTAACAATTCAAGTATTACTTTTTAGGTGTGGGGTCATAGAACTTGTACTGGTCCATGATcttttcctccagtttctctTTTTGGCGACGAAGAGCATTCAGCTTATCGCTAATTAGAGagtgacagaaagaaacaaagaaaaaaagaacattattcAAGTTTACACTATTGTTCCATCTTTCCAAACCACCTTTGGATCAGcaatctctgtctctctctacatgtatgtatatatatatatatatatatgtttttcctgtttctcacAGCACATGTAATCACATGTTAGCAGTCGGGTCTGTCTATATTGCTATATTTTACATTGATGATCAATGTATAAGTACAGGCGTGTTGCAATGTGTATTGTGTGCTGCTGGTGTCACTTACATGTATAGCTTCTGTTCCTGGTGATACAGCTCTTTGCTTTCCATGCTCCTCTCTAGCAGAGAGTGGTTCTGCTGACTCAGCAGGTTGATCTGACTCAGGAGATGgtggttctcctcttccaggTTACCTTTCAGTCGACTCAACAgctaagcacacacacagagacatagTAATAAATAAGTAACAAAGAGACAGTTCCAGCCTTGTTCTCCAAAGAGAAacctgttcattttaatgtgctACCCTTTGGTTAATAGAAAAAAGCCTGTTTACCTCACAGTGGTTATCTAGCTTGGTCATGCTAAGATCCAGGCTCTGGTGTTTCTCCATTAGTGAATCGTACTGTGCCGTCCATCGGGTCACTTCCTGCTGGGCAGTGCTCAAAGAACTTTTGATGTCAATTATACGCTGCTGGAGCCCCTCATTTTGTCCCATTTGTTGTCCTTGACACTCTGTCAGTCTGAATGAGTAAATGAAGAAGTAAGAAAAATGGACCACTTTTTCAGAAGATAACTGTGCTGTTCTTCTGACTGTAACCACATCACAGCTACACTGTAGCTGAACCTAACTGTTCAAACCACTTGTTTTCACAGCTAATTGTTCAACACCATGTGACACAGTGATTGTGGATAAACAAACAGTACCTGTCCAGTTCTGCTTTTAGCTGTAGATTCTCTTGCTGTAGTAGCCGATTCTTCTGGACCTCTAGGTTTagctcttccttttctttctgacCACGCCCCTCCTGCTCATCCCATTTCTCCTTctgctgcagcaacacacaaTACCtgtagagagacagacaaacagagccGGCCAGTTATTTCTGCTTGATAGCATCTGTAATGGTCATGCTTGCTTACACTCACATAATCATTTGTCAGCATGAATTCTAGTGTTTGCATTTCCCCGTGAACAAATGTGCAGCAAAAAGTGAGAAGAGATGCTTAAGCATTATCTTCCCTGGAATAAGAAGATCAGCTTAATGTCCAAAAATGATGTAACAACACACAAGTAACATTTGGTTGCTGTTTGCTTCTTGACTTAGACGGAGTCTGCAAATCATCAAACTAAAAACCTTAGTGTGTCCTTGTCATTGACCTATAGCACTGTGACAGTGCTATGTAAAAAGCAGTGTGTGTACAAGCTGTCAAtgatcaacaacaaaaacttgACTTCATaactgcatgttttcatttcatgtgaCTCCATGTGTCTCTTTTGGCATCTGACTCAGCACGAATGTAATTTTATACACAGGGTATAAATAAACTTCAGAATAAAAGACCTTACTGAGTTCATCTTTCCCTATAATTTCTGAACTGATATAGTTCTGGTCATGTGTTTATCTCACAGTATTCTGTTTGAGGGCTATGTAAATGATTATCAAAGACCTTCTATTATGACACATAACAGTGTATGCTATTCACTTACTTGCTGTGCAGCGTCCTGTGTTCATTCTCTAGCGCCCTCTGCTTGCCTTTCAGTGCAGCATGCTGACTGATCAGCTGCTCATACTCATGTGCTTGCCTCTCATGAACGCTCAATAGGCGTTCATGATCGCTGAGCACATTTTCCCTGCCCCGCCATGCCTCCTCACGCTGCCGCTGCCACGACTCTACCTCGGTCTCCAGAGCTGTGACTTGGCCCTGCAGCACTGCATTTTGGGCCATCAGAGATGCACTCTGGGAAGAGAGTGTGGAGTTTTCCACCTAAGACACAGTGGGATCTGTTAGAACTCATTATTAAAACACCATCAACCCTAAATACTGTAatgatatactgtataaacTGTCATCTGTCTGACTAGCCCAGCTTTACATAAGGTTTTAAGCAAGTTTGTCTGGATCAATGACTATACAGTACCTGTAGTTTTGCCGTCTGTGTGTGTAAGGCTGAATTCTGTTCTTGCAGGGTGCTGGTGTGTCGTTGTAGCGTCACCATCTGGTTGTTGAGAGAGGTGTTCTGGTTCTCCAGCTGTTTTAGTTGCTCCTTCAAGAGACTGCTCTCCGTCTGCAGGGAGGAATTCTGGAAAATGGCACCAAAAATAGATCAAATACACTGAAAAATACCTTGATATTCTCactgtatgtatttgtgtgtctggcCAAAAGTATGTTAACTTGCAATTAAAGCTGAGGGAAAAATACAAAACGAGTAAATCTGTTGCATTTGCTCTGCAGACCCTCTCTGGTAGAAAGTTAACTTCTAGgtcataggtctttaacagggggtctgcgaccatTAGgaggtccgtggaggtactacAGGGGGGTCACTaaaacaattttaatttttttttttttaatttctcgcacaaattaaatttctttaaatacacattaacgtgaatgaaagggaaagggaaaaatggaggcaaaagatgTGATCTTttagtcagcacttcactcactCTGTGATACAGGAGCCGTCTCAACAATGTACTGTTTGACACAAagcgccacactagctgagacctgccaatctaagcctcctgtacagaGTAGGACCCACTCCTATCACTattgagccaatcacaaggccacattacactgactctgtcaggttccctatTTAGTCTAGGAGCCTATTTAGTCCTCAGATGAAATCCCTGACGAATGctgtaatattagcagaagaaaaGTGCAGCTTGCCCCCATCAGCCAACTGCTGAAGCCAAAatggcttggtgattcactgtccctactacatttagctagtTAATACAAATACATAATAGTTGTAAAAAACTGAGAAATATAGTATGAGATGAACTCTGTGATTCTCATTATTGTCTTACATTCTTTTCTACGTCAATCAGATGATCTTTGATTCGAAGTAGTTCAGCTGTAGCATCCCGTTCGCTCTTTGAGTGCTGCtggaagttgtggttgttttcctccttctgttGCTGACGTATAGCGGACACAGTCTGATGAGCCTGAAGCTGGAAAACAATGTTTTACACACATTAattgttgtaaatgtttttttttttacattatggaGATAGCAGTGAAGTAAAGAGAGGTTTTTATGAGATTTGAAAGCTTTTTTGTATGAATCTGCATGTATGTCTTTACAGTGGCTAGCTCAGTACGAAGAGTAGCGTTGAGTATGTTGCTCTCTTCCAGTTTCTTTTCCAGACTTGagattttctcttctttaatcTTCATTGTCTGTTTGACAGTTTCTTCGAGCCGAGACTCCAGCAGCCTGTACCTGCTGAgatccaaacaaaataaatctctcAGTTACCATCAAAGATATATGTAAATGAAATCATCTATTAGACATGTTAGAGAAAGCTACCTGTCCTCCAGCGTGTGTTCTTGCTGCAGCAGTTTTTCTCTGTTCAGACCAATCTTCTCCAGTTCTTCATTTAGTCTCTctaattcaacatttttttgctgAACACTTAGCTTCTCTGACACCAGCTCCTGAAGAAAGACACAACTATGAAACTCTACAATCCACATTTGATGATTCGATGATGCAATCTAAGGATTTGAGTAATATAATTAGTACTATAATATATTTCATTCAGGGTTTTCTGTATTGTTCTGTTGGGAATAtcataaagaaacacaaagttctTCAAATGCTGTCAGTACTACTTCTAAGTTGACATAGAAAGCCCCATAACTGACTGAAATTTGATTGTGTAAAttcaaataaagcaaataaactgACTTCATACTAAAACCGTTCAGACAAAGCCCTTAATCTAAAGACTGATTCTGTTCCATCTCTAAAGACACCTGTTATGTGACACGTCTTAAAGgtttttcctcccacctctctCAGTGTAGCCAAAGTCCTCTTGTCAATAGTTGCTTGTTTTTGAAGCTCTTTGTTCTCCCGCTCTGACTCCTTGGCTTTGACTGTCATCTCCTTCAGCCTGTCCACTTCCTTACTCAGAGTTGCACTTTCCTTTTTCAGGGTAGTCAGTTGCTCGACCTTCTCCTCTAACTCTGTCTCTTTCCCTTCCAGCAAAGTTCTGATCCTCCAGCTCTCCTTCTCCAGGTGCTTCCTGCCCTTCTCTGACTGCTCCAGGTCCAGCTggagcttcttcctctcctcgtcaccttcctccctcctcctccgctcctcctTCAGTTCCTCCAATTCCCTTCTCAGTTCCTCCTCTCGAGTTTGTGTCTCTTGCCTTTTCCTCTCTACCTGTGCCGTCTCCTCTTTGCTCttctccatgttctcctctAAGCGATGCTTCTCCTGGTTCAGAGTTACCAAGTTCAGCTCCAGCCtctctgctcttttcttctctccctgaATCTCCTCCCTGGCCTCTTCTAAACTTCTCCGTAGctcttgtgtctctctctgtgcctcATTGAGCTCCTCTTGCAGGGGGCCCAGGCGGGCAGATGAGGAGCGAAGGTTTTCCATGGAGCAACGGAGGTCCAGGTTTTCCTTTGACAGCAAACTGTTGTCTGCCTCATACTTCCCCAGTCGGTGCAGCTCCCGCTGAGCCTCATCTGCCTCTCGCTTCAGCCTGTGCACCTCCTGTTCCAAGGAGGACACTTGCTTCTCTAGTATCTCTGACTGTTCGCTGCAGGCACGCAGAGAGGCCACCTGGAAGGAACAAGAACAGCTCAGGCTACTTTCTGTATAAATAAGATACattataaatgaagaaaacattattaaaatgcATGATGTTGTTAACATTATTACTTCTCTGTTCAGAGCGTCCCTGCTTCTTTCCAGTTTAGCcgcctccctctctgcctcctcacaCCTTGCAGCTCTCTCCCTCAGCCTGTCTGCTTCCTCACTGGTTACTTTGAGTTGAGTTTCTAAGCTGGCCAGTCTGGAGCTGGTATCGGTGATGCTCTGCTGCAGTAAGCGATTCTTTGCCTCTACCTCACGGACTCTTGCCTCGCTGTTAGACTGTGCACGCTCCTGGAGGGACACCACTGCTTGAGAAAGATGCTGTTTTTCACTCTCCAATTCTGAAATCTGATGAGACAAATAGAATGGGGAGTCAGTTCCTGAAGTACCATTAAACGACATATTGCGTGAGTGTGAGTGTATTAGCTACCTGTCGATCCTTCTCTGCCCTCAGAACGTGCATTTCTCTCTCCAGactctgtttttccttcagtaTTTCCTCTCCCAAAGACTCCATGTCCTGATTGGTCAGTCTCTCCTGGTCCAACAATCCCTGAAGACGCTCCAACTAACAAACATATGAGCAAGAGAATAAGTTATACACCTGTAGTGTTCGTTCTGTTGGGTAACAATTTAAACAGAATTTATCACTGAGATCATCTGTAAGTATTCTATCAGTAGgatttctcacacacacatggtgAGTTGAACGAGTCTCCTACCTTGATGCTGAGACTCTGGTTCTCTCTATCCACCTCCTGGGTGTGGAGCTGGtgctcctgcaggaggaggttCTCTTCTTTCAGTTTGTCTACAGAAGACTGCAGCTCCCggttctccttctccagcttcaATACCCGGCTTGAAACACACTCATTCAACTCATGGACCAATGACTTACGAGCTGTGGCAGAGAAAATTATATCGGTTAATAGACTATAGACAATGACATCTCTGTACTCTGTAAATACCAGTAGGAGAGTAGAACGGAATAGAACACAATAGCAGAGTATGTTTCTTACTCTCTGTGTTAGTGTTTTCGTTGTTTTTGGTAAGCTGTTCCAGCTCCCAGCCCAGATGAGCTGACTCGTTCatgctctgtttctgtccaaTCTCCAGGAGCATGTTCTCCTCAACCAGCTCCTCCAGCCTGCGACGTTCATTGTCCCTCTCCTgaacatgcatgtgcacacacagacaagatAGGTCAACAGTAAACGGTGAATCATTTTAGCTGCCATAGACCTATTACTTCTGAGGTATTAGCACACACCATTTCCAGGTCATGTATTTTAGCTCGTAGTAACAGATTGTCTTTCTCCAGTGTGTGCAGCTTATCACAGCGTCCCCTGGATGCTGACAGCTGCTCCTCCAACAACACTTTTGTCTCCAGTAACGTCAGGTTGTCTTCACGAAGCTCCTGGAagagcacatacacacacatacaatggGTGAACTGTCAGTGACAGCTGCCAAATGAGTGTGGCTTcatattgtgtttgtgtcttgacTGTCAGATGAAAGGCCTGTCTGCGTATAATATCAAGCATGTTCAAGGATGTTACAACTAAGTGTTCGATATTAAAGTGATAAATTAACTCCAGAGGAAGAGAATGAGATATACTGTGTGTTTGGTGtgacaatatataaaaataatatgaaacAAAGGATtgcaacatgaaaataaatatttacagaatgtTGATTCCTATCAAGCCATATAAAGATGTGAAGATCTGTTTGTACCTCCACTCTGGTTTTGTAGAAGTGCACATCATTGAGTTTCTCTTTACATCGGGTCAGTTCCGTCTCCAGCCTGTCGACCCGAGCTGCTCTTTCCCTCAATGAGTCCACCTCATCCCGGTACACTCGCGCAGAGCGAGCCTCACAAGACAGTGACTGGTTCTGCGccagatacaaacacacacatatcagaAGTGGCATCAATAAGTATGGACTTTGTATTACAAACACTAAACCACTGTAGATGCATTGGTTTTTATATTGCACTTTTCACTGTTAGATGCTCAAAGCAATGCTGTGATGCCACTTTCTGTCAGTCTTATAGAATCCTATAAAAGGCGTTAagcaaaaaaagagaggggaaaatAGAGAGAAATGGGAGTCTTGTATCACAATAACAAATGCATTTCCTCAAGAACCTATTTCAAAACTTATTctaaacctttttattttaaacatgctgTGTGATGAATGAGGAAGAGGTTAAAAGAGGTTTAGAACAACACACTCTCACTATGTTGGATGATAACCAGCTAAATGTCTTAGAGTGTACTGACAATAGGTTATTACTACTTGTGTTATTTGGACCAAATAGGAAACAAACAATGAGGAACAAAGAACATCTTGTCACTCAGTGCTTAAGCATGTTGGACCAGCACGATTTCTCTGTGAAACAGAGTGGAATTGTAGTTATGCTGTCattgatttgagtttttttattaGCCCAGAATCATGTTGGATGATGGCTTTAGTTTGATAAGTTTGTTAATTGTATGAATAgtgtgaaaagaagaagaaaaaaaagtcacagtgtGTACCAGCCCTTAGACTCTGCTTTCACtctatttttttccatcagtctgTTTTAGACAGACAGATCTGAAACTACCGTTTATAGACAGGTCCTAACCTCCTGCTTCATTCGCTGTAACTCCTGATCCAGACGCTCCACTTCATGTTTTGAATCCATCAGCTGCTCTGTCTTCTCCTCCCtgcaaacatacacatacacacatgcacatacacgtCACTTCAATTTAAGAATTTACAATCCATAAttacattgtataatcaatccCACACCCTGGTAATGTCTGGATAGACTGACAGTAATTGAAGAGTGTGAGTTCTAGCAGTAGATGTGTAACTGGAAGTCTTCATTATATTTGGTTAAAGAATCTAAGCAGTAGTGTTCCATGGAAAGACTTCCAGTGGCTGTGAGTAAAGTGGGAGTATATAGTTCATGTCCAAATACATGGATCTACTATGTGATTATGCTGAAGATTTATCAAAACTAGACAGACTGAGCTATGTTGGCTGTTTAATGACttccagctgatgtttttattacCACATACCATGTTACCACCGTGAcaaatacacttaaaaaaaaaaaaaaaaaatcaagcactggttaaaaatacataagacgTGTACCCACATAGACTACACAGTTTTCTGAATCGGATGCATACTCACGGGGtctattaatgttttttataattgtgggtcatatgttttgtcataatattgtctgtttcaatactgtctgtctgtgtcctctttGGTTTGTTTCGACATTGTCTGTCTGGGCCTGGTTCAGTAGCAGTCAATCgtttgattgttgtttttaaagccttctctgtctgtgtcgtGTACCTTGACacagcatttgtgctaagtccagCGTAtacactgatgactaatgcGTCAATgctgattaatgtgcattgtcccaattcaataaactaataataataatattaactcACAGTTCTTGTCTGTATCTGCGGAGCTTGGCCTTGGTATCAGCAAGCTCCACAGACAGATGCTGCTTTTCCTCTTTGGACAGCGCAGGCAAAACTGCAGCAAATCCACCGTTACTCATTCCCACACCTCCAGCACCGCGCTCTGGGCTGCTCATCTCCAGATTCCTGCATCCTTCCTGGGGCTGCTGACTGGTTAAATAGTCTCTCTCCTGGGTGAGGTCCACAATCACCTAGAAGGCATTACCATTGGATATTACAAATCTGTGCTTCAAATACAAAAATCACACATAAAGTATGCCTCAACACTGTGTGCACCCTTCATCCATCTGGATGATTAGTATTGCATGTATTAAAATATATGGTATTTGTGctgatgaataattaaaaacacacagataagACTGTTTTGGAAATATGGAAGAGTACAACTGAGTAGCATAGCAACTGTCAATTTATACAGTTTTGACAAAACAACCTGCAAACAGAATTTGGCCTGGGTTGTGACAATGCAAAAAATTATGTTTGGTGTGGACCAGGAAAAGGCCAGATTAATTAATAGTGGCAGTGAAATGTGAAGGTGGGAAGCTCCTGATATGGAGGAAAATGTCAAGGAAAGATAATATTTATCTATGGCCCTGGGAATAGAAAAAGCCCCAAACAGGGATTCAGTAGAATTGGATTAAGGATTATTAAGCGTTGAATGTTAACAGGGCCATGGAGTAAGGTGTGTTTTTATGGGAGCACCCATTACACTGTTAAGAGTATGGTACATATACACTGCTTAACAGACTCACCTTGACCCACTGGGCCTCTTTAAAAAGGAAATCGGACATGTGTTACATGTGTTCGATGCAAACAAGCTCCCTCAACATTATGCTTTGGTCATGTCCCAACTTATATGAATTCTGGCAGTGCTTCCAGACCTTTTCAAATGATTTGGGAAAACAAATGTCCCATCTCTATTCATTTGACCTTTTGGTGTGACCCCAAAATCTGTGAATGTGAATAGttgaatgtgaatatttttcttttgatttttttgtttatttatttaattattttttcttgatGGCTCAGTATTGTCATCAACAATAAAGGgggataaattaaatattaaaagaaaatggaacTATGTAAAGAGCTGGCACTTGAAATTGATTAGgttcattattttaataaaatattgcCTCATTAGAAAGCATGTTTGTGAGTAAGGTAGACCAAAATCTAATCAGATCCTCATCTTGACATTCAGAAACTAATGTTCTAATGAACTAATgttcaaaaacattaattttagAGCATAATGGTAACTATTAATATTAAGATCAGTTAGAAACTGTTTAAGAGTTGATTTCTCAGAGCTGAAAAAGTTTCTGTACCTCACTGGCTTTGTCTCGCTGGTCAATGAGTTGCTGTAGGGACACAGCCATGTTACGGGACAGAGGTTCCAGCACTTCATGTGTGACCTCAGTGCCTTCATCCAGCCAGGACAGGTCAAGAACATTCAATGGGTTGTGGGTCACCTGCAAAACACAGGTAGTCACACAAATCACAATGGCGCAAAATATAGTATGTTAGGTTGTACACAGTAGTAGCATTCCTCCTCATATGAACCAGGACAACAGGAtgttaaaacactttaaacacaaTATTTCCCATAGATGGATTTGTACAGCAGTTTCaagtttagattaaaaaaaaaaaaaaaacaacttcagctCTTTACTGCTGTTATGTTCCCTGGCAGGTTTGAAGTATTTGGAAAGGGGTTAACTGGCATTGCAACAATATTAGTTTGGTCTCTTCCAACAGATTAAAGAACTGAACCTTAAAAGAACTGACCTTGTACAACAGGCTGTCTAAAAAAGGAACTGCAttcaaaacacatgaataacCAGACAGAATTACTGATGACCAAGCTGTTGTTTGATGTCAGCTGATGATGCACATATTACATGCTGCATGGAGATAAAACAATGCACATAGTGTGAGACACTAATGGGTTGTCACTaggaatttgtatttttatgctACGAACACTAAGGCAAATTCTTTGTATGTACAGACCTACTTAGCAATAAAGTCTttcctgattctgattttgaAACTGTAAAGAACAAACTTACGGGAACAAACTGAGCAACTGTAACAGTTGCCTCAACTCCAGCTGGGAAGATACTGGTATCTGGATATATTGGATGTAACTAAACTACTGCACTACTTCACAATCAGTGCACCagtaatatttatataaagttaacaagcaacaggaagaagaatgtGAAATGCCACGGTGAACAGGAAAACCACTAGCATAGACCAATATCTCATTCTAACTAACCATCTTCATTTGAAAGCCTAACGCTGCAGTGCAGCCTACATGCAGGAGAATTATTGTAGAGTTGAAGTTAGCAGCTCAGTATTGTTCAATATTAACTATTCTGTTCGTTTTCTGATGTAGTTCATATAAAGAACTTACCATCAacataaattaatgaatttaaaagaCCAAGCTGACATACAGAAATAGATGTTTTCCCCCAAATCAAGGGTCCAGAAAACTTTTTGATGTATTCTACCCCATCAGGTCATTGTTCCTTGCTGCTCCTAACCATTCCTTATATGAAAAGGCACAGACAAAGACAGCTGAGGCAGGTATACTGTGTAATTTGGGttaatgggtaaaaaaaaactgataagaGTCCTGCATtggaaatgtttctgcagaCCTACACAGAGAAAGGTTGCTGAAGCTCAGACAGGAGCCGACATGGACGCCTTCGTAATCTGGCAAAGCAGCATGTGGACCAAGTAAAGTAAACATCGgaaaacactg contains:
- the ccdc88c gene encoding protein Daple isoform X1 translates to MDVTLSELLAAFMESPLVVWVRTLGPLGSCGDSGSEERVNMFMELVDGVFLHKIMTHIDPSPTNQRLNKNVNNDVALRLHNLTVLTRHIRTYYQETLQQLIVMPLPNILCIAKDPLSAKSMEELKRLLLLILGCAVQCERKEEMIEKIKLLDIDTQAAIVSHIQEVTHNPLNVLDLSWLDEGTEVTHEVLEPLSRNMAVSLQQLIDQRDKASEVIVDLTQERDYLTSQQPQEGCRNLEMSSPERGAGGVGMSNGGFAAVLPALSKEEKQHLSVELADTKAKLRRYRQELEEKTEQLMDSKHEVERLDQELQRMKQENQSLSCEARSARVYRDEVDSLRERAARVDRLETELTRCKEKLNDVHFYKTRVEELREDNLTLLETKVLLEEQLSASRGRCDKLHTLEKDNLLLRAKIHDLEMERDNERRRLEELVEENMLLEIGQKQSMNESAHLGWELEQLTKNNENTNTETRKSLVHELNECVSSRVLKLEKENRELQSSVDKLKEENLLLQEHQLHTQEVDRENQSLSIKLERLQGLLDQERLTNQDMESLGEEILKEKQSLEREMHVLRAEKDRQISELESEKQHLSQAVVSLQERAQSNSEARVREVEAKNRLLQQSITDTSSRLASLETQLKVTSEEADRLRERAARCEEAEREAAKLERSRDALNREVASLRACSEQSEILEKQVSSLEQEVHRLKREADEAQRELHRLGKYEADNSLLSKENLDLRCSMENLRSSSARLGPLQEELNEAQRETQELRRSLEEAREEIQGEKKRAERLELNLVTLNQEKHRLEENMEKSKEETAQVERKRQETQTREEELRRELEELKEERRRREEGDEERKKLQLDLEQSEKGRKHLEKESWRIRTLLEGKETELEEKVEQLTTLKKESATLSKEVDRLKEMTVKAKESERENKELQKQATIDKRTLATLREELVSEKLSVQQKNVELERLNEELEKIGLNREKLLQQEHTLEDSRYRLLESRLEETVKQTMKIKEEKISSLEKKLEESNILNATLRTELATLQAHQTVSAIRQQQKEENNHNFQQHSKSERDATAELLRIKDHLIDVEKNNSSLQTESSLLKEQLKQLENQNTSLNNQMVTLQRHTSTLQEQNSALHTQTAKLQVENSTLSSQSASLMAQNAVLQGQVTALETEVESWQRQREEAWRGRENVLSDHERLLSVHERQAHEYEQLISQHAALKGKQRALENEHRTLHSKYCVLLQQKEKWDEQEGRGQKEKEELNLEVQKNRLLQQENLQLKAELDRLTECQGQQMGQNEGLQQRIIDIKSSLSTAQQEVTRWTAQYDSLMEKHQSLDLSMTKLDNHCELLSRLKGNLEEENHHLLSQINLLSQQNHSLLERSMESKELYHQEQKLYIDKLNALRRQKEKLEEKIMDQYKFYDPTPKKRSQWAGAKALAKLIKPRKESSRERGSDQDKEVSKERERVKSAPDIPLPATPSLLPPETPPPVPRHTGSDLHDGSHTHSNHNNHTTSPSLGPQSPALTPISRGLTDRGRGVYCSSTPGGSNESVNGEDAHGQGQILKTHLSSTPSHQSPSLALSNNNNSRLGQGPSRRPRGSLYDEDSRHNTSDSMFGLHGNTGGRPGSADYSHNTSSSNSPVSCRDTSDRQMRSASLSSDDVMGLTQSQPTLSRSSTLPYDHLPQRAQPQRGGGIRSKTRPSSPGSEMVTLEEFLHESNIKSPPVVSTGSREDLMTDYFTRSPAPPTPAGRDQVTPTSYVTPTVQSSSQRPGQSVKPSPRQPVGQSPASSQPVTQRTKQSLSRAFSLASADLLRSNGPDSFRGSDGSPGQADAVVRRQGGGTNGRERPLSARFAGPCNDHADGSFLNPTIHHSSSLSLQTERCAERERDRGRTAISRNGPPSSSSHHRGEVAMVTPVRAVPATRPDEASDHVEALRDGRSGDSSQTKKESERARCGSVERPKSTPASPDPNNDPQTVWYEYGCV